A part of Pseudomonas sp. HR96 genomic DNA contains:
- a CDS encoding amino acid ABC transporter permease: MSTHTFKPDMPPPAKVFGPMAWIRQNLFSNWWNTLLTLFAFYLLYLILPPLLSWAFFDANWVGTTRQDCTKAGACWVFIEQRFGQFMYGYYPPELRWRVNLTVVLAIVGAAPLFFKAMPKKGIYGICYLIAFPVIAFFLLHGGLGLEPVATSQWGGLMLTLVIATVGIAGALPLGILLALGRRSKMPAVRVVCVTFIEFWRGVPLITVLFMSSVMLPLFLPEGMNFDKLLRALIGVILFQSAYVAEVVRGGMQAIPKGQYEAAAAMALGYWRSMGLVILPQALKLVIPGIVNTLIALFKDTSLVIIIGLFDLLNSVKQASADPKWLGMATEGYVFAALVFWIFCFGMSRYSQYLERKLDTGHKR, from the coding sequence ATGAGCACTCATACTTTCAAACCCGACATGCCGCCACCGGCCAAGGTGTTCGGCCCCATGGCGTGGATTCGGCAGAACCTGTTCTCCAATTGGTGGAACACCCTGCTGACCCTGTTCGCGTTCTACCTGCTGTACCTGATCCTGCCGCCGTTGCTGAGCTGGGCGTTCTTCGACGCCAACTGGGTCGGCACCACCCGCCAGGACTGCACCAAGGCTGGCGCCTGCTGGGTGTTCATCGAGCAGCGCTTCGGCCAGTTCATGTACGGCTACTACCCGCCGGAACTGCGCTGGCGGGTCAACCTGACGGTGGTTCTGGCCATCGTCGGCGCCGCGCCGCTGTTCTTCAAGGCCATGCCGAAGAAGGGTATCTATGGCATCTGCTACCTGATCGCCTTCCCGGTCATCGCCTTCTTCCTGCTGCATGGCGGCCTGGGCCTGGAGCCCGTTGCCACCAGCCAGTGGGGCGGGCTGATGCTGACTCTGGTGATCGCTACGGTGGGTATCGCCGGCGCCTTGCCGCTGGGCATCCTGCTGGCGCTGGGCAGGCGCTCGAAGATGCCAGCGGTGCGCGTGGTCTGCGTGACCTTCATCGAGTTCTGGCGCGGCGTGCCCTTGATCACCGTGCTGTTCATGTCGTCGGTGATGCTGCCGTTGTTCCTGCCTGAAGGCATGAACTTCGACAAGCTGCTGCGCGCGCTGATCGGCGTCATCCTGTTCCAGTCGGCCTACGTGGCCGAGGTGGTGCGCGGCGGCATGCAGGCCATTCCCAAGGGGCAGTACGAAGCCGCTGCTGCCATGGCCCTGGGCTACTGGCGCAGCATGGGCCTGGTGATTCTGCCGCAAGCCTTGAAGCTGGTGATCCCGGGTATCGTCAACACCCTGATCGCGCTGTTCAAGGACACCAGCCTGGTGATCATCATCGGTCTGTTCGACCTGCTCAACAGCGTCAAGCAAGCGTCCGCCGACCCCAAGTGGCTCGGTATGGCAACCGAGGGCTACGTATTCGCCGCCCTGGTTTTCTGGATTTTCTGTTTCGGTATGTCCCGCTACTCCCAGTATCTGGAGCGCAAGCTGGACACAGGCCACAAGCGTTAG
- a CDS encoding amino acid ABC transporter ATP-binding protein: MSEPIKQPVGAPGIIQMQGVNKWYGQFHVLKDINLNVQQGERIVLCGPSGSGKSTTIRCLNRLEEHQAGTIIVDGVELTNDLKQIETVRREVGMVFQHFNLFPHLTILQNCTLAPMWVRKMPKKEAEEIAMHYLKRVRIPEQAHKFPGQLSGGQQQRVAIARALCMKPKIMLFDEPTSALDPEMVKEVLDTMIGLAEDGMTMLCVTHEMGFARTVANRVIFMDKGEIVEQAAPNDFFDNPQSDRTRMFLSQILH, from the coding sequence ATGAGTGAACCGATCAAGCAGCCTGTGGGCGCCCCCGGCATTATCCAGATGCAAGGCGTGAACAAGTGGTACGGCCAGTTCCACGTGCTCAAGGACATCAACCTGAACGTCCAGCAGGGCGAGCGTATCGTCTTGTGCGGCCCTTCGGGTTCGGGCAAGTCGACCACCATCCGCTGCCTCAACCGCCTCGAGGAACACCAGGCCGGCACCATCATCGTCGACGGCGTCGAGCTGACCAACGACCTCAAGCAGATCGAGACCGTGCGCCGTGAAGTCGGCATGGTGTTCCAGCACTTCAACCTCTTTCCGCACCTGACGATCCTGCAGAACTGCACCCTGGCGCCGATGTGGGTGCGCAAGATGCCGAAGAAGGAAGCCGAAGAGATCGCCATGCACTACCTCAAGCGCGTGCGCATTCCTGAGCAGGCCCACAAGTTCCCGGGCCAGCTGTCCGGCGGCCAGCAACAGCGTGTGGCGATCGCCCGCGCCCTGTGCATGAAGCCCAAGATCATGCTGTTCGACGAACCGACCTCGGCGCTCGACCCGGAAATGGTCAAGGAAGTACTCGACACCATGATCGGCCTGGCCGAAGACGGCATGACCATGCTCTGCGTGACCCATGAGATGGGCTTCGCTCGCACCGTGGCCAACCGGGTGATCTTCATGGACAAAGGCGAAATCGTCGAACAGGCTGCGCCGAACGACTTCTTCGACAACCCGCAGAGCGATCGCACACGGATGTTCCTCAGCCAGATCCTGCATTGA